Proteins encoded by one window of Cellvibrio sp. KY-GH-1:
- a CDS encoding PA4642 family protein — translation MSLRKDKEKVLGETFDDARIATFLDYPAPAGVNADYHLLEKAYRGMLGGNFATFVKFFVEAGKDINAVGPEGKTFLQVVKAHRNGEEYAIALEAVGAK, via the coding sequence ATGAGCTTACGTAAAGACAAAGAAAAAGTACTGGGCGAAACCTTTGACGATGCCCGCATTGCGACATTTCTGGATTACCCTGCCCCTGCAGGCGTGAACGCCGATTACCATCTGCTCGAAAAAGCCTATCGCGGCATGCTCGGCGGAAACTTTGCCACCTTCGTGAAATTTTTCGTCGAAGCCGGCAAAGACATCAACGCCGTTGGCCCGGAAGGCAAAACCTTCCTGCAAGTTGTAAAAGCACACCGCAACGGCGAAGAATATGCCATTGCTCTGGAAGCAGTGGGCGCGAAATAA
- a CDS encoding potassium channel family protein — protein MKKVAIYVANRLWVILAIYLTSILIAAELFSVFESKSFADGIWWAVVTALTIGYGDLSPATVPGRITGIFFGHFWIFGIIPMIVANIIVKLLEDKNAFTHEEQEWQEDILTDIAKKVGVKAQETPPDY, from the coding sequence ATGAAAAAAGTAGCAATCTATGTAGCTAATCGCTTATGGGTAATTCTGGCAATTTATCTAACGAGTATTCTTATCGCCGCGGAGTTATTTTCCGTATTTGAGTCAAAGTCATTCGCTGATGGCATTTGGTGGGCTGTTGTAACGGCGCTGACAATCGGTTATGGCGATCTAAGTCCTGCGACAGTTCCAGGGAGAATTACCGGAATTTTCTTTGGACATTTTTGGATATTTGGCATTATCCCTATGATTGTAGCGAATATCATTGTGAAGCTACTGGAAGATAAAAATGCCTTCACGCATGAAGAGCAGGAGTGGCAAGAGGATATTCTAACGGACATTGCAAAGAAGGTAGGTGTTAAAGCACAGGAAACTCCGCCGGATTATTGA